The Deinococcus apachensis DSM 19763 genome includes a region encoding these proteins:
- a CDS encoding M42 family metallopeptidase, whose amino-acid sequence MTVSPARPVFDLPYTTDLLLRLLNTPSPTGFTDAAVRLLEAELDALGVPHRRSKKGALTWEVAGTAGASHTTFSGHVDTLGAMVKEVKECGRLRLAMLGGYDWATVEGEYVRIHLQNGAVMTGTIVNTRQSTHVHGAALRDLKREQAVMEVRLDARTSSDAETRALGIEVGDFVSLDPRAELTDAGYIKSRHLDNKAAVAVFLGVTRALLEQAPTHTVAFHVTTYEEVGHGAATGIPAHTDELVAVDMAAVGEGQTSSEHHVTLCVADSGGPYDHALGNRMRAAARRAGLDLKVDLYPYYSSDGTAAWRAGGDYPVALIGPGVDASHAYERTHTDALRATAELMLAHVRAV is encoded by the coding sequence ATGACCGTTTCCCCCGCCCGCCCGGTGTTCGACCTGCCGTACACCACGGACCTCCTCCTGCGCCTGCTGAACACGCCCAGCCCCACCGGCTTCACCGACGCCGCCGTGCGGCTGCTGGAGGCGGAACTGGACGCGCTCGGCGTGCCGCACCGCCGCAGCAAGAAGGGCGCGCTGACCTGGGAGGTCGCGGGAACGGCGGGGGCGTCTCACACCACCTTCAGCGGCCACGTGGACACCCTGGGCGCGATGGTCAAGGAGGTCAAGGAGTGTGGGCGGCTGCGGCTGGCGATGCTCGGTGGGTATGACTGGGCGACGGTCGAGGGCGAGTACGTGCGGATTCACCTTCAGAACGGGGCGGTCATGACCGGGACCATCGTGAACACGCGTCAGAGTACCCATGTCCACGGGGCCGCCCTGCGTGACCTCAAACGCGAGCAGGCGGTGATGGAGGTCCGGCTGGACGCCCGCACCTCATCCGACGCCGAGACGCGGGCCCTCGGGATCGAGGTGGGCGACTTCGTGAGCCTCGACCCGCGTGCGGAGCTGACGGACGCGGGGTACATCAAGAGCCGCCACCTCGACAACAAGGCGGCCGTCGCCGTATTTCTGGGCGTGACCCGCGCCCTGCTGGAACAGGCCCCCACCCACACCGTCGCCTTCCACGTCACCACCTACGAGGAGGTCGGGCACGGGGCCGCGACCGGGATTCCCGCCCACACCGATGAACTCGTCGCGGTGGACATGGCCGCCGTGGGCGAGGGGCAGACGAGCAGCGAGCATCACGTCACCCTCTGCGTGGCCGACAGCGGCGGGCCGTACGACCACGCCTTGGGCAACCGGATGCGCGCGGCGGCGCGGCGGGCGGGGCTGGACCTGAAGGTGGACCTCTACCCCTACTACTCCAGCGACGGCACCGCCGCGTGGCGGGCAGGGGGCGATTACCCGGTGGCACTGATCGGCCCCGGCGTGGACGCCAGCCACGCCTACGAGCGCACGCACACGGACGCGCTGCGGGCGACCGCCGAGCTGATGCTCGCGCACGTGCGGGCCGTTTAG
- a CDS encoding MerR family transcriptional regulator, with protein MTDKSTVDTPTSLTSGAFARASRLSLKALRLYDNLGLLPPARVDPSTGYRYYDPGQLAAAQLIGLLRQLDLPLSEIRALLDAPAPERAARLTQCWGQLERAHGQRRGLAQYLIEKLQGETEMTMTYDVQDRFVPAQRVATLSRRLYVADLEGFIKGAFDRLYTLAGVQAAGAGLVIFHGQVNADSDGPVEVCVPLSGTLTVPEDVTVREEPAHQEAYVTLTKAQFVFPDILRAYDAVFEYARNRGSSGELHPREVYPMYPVPWDSLEDHDLAGDVAYPFVPRG; from the coding sequence ATGACCGACAAGAGCACGGTGGACACGCCAACCAGCCTCACCAGCGGCGCGTTCGCGCGCGCCTCACGCCTGAGCCTCAAGGCCCTGCGGCTGTACGACAACCTGGGCCTGCTCCCGCCTGCCCGGGTGGACCCCTCGACCGGCTACCGCTACTACGACCCCGGCCAGCTCGCGGCCGCGCAACTGATCGGCCTGCTGCGGCAACTCGACCTTCCGCTGAGTGAGATCAGAGCCCTGCTGGACGCCCCGGCTCCGGAACGGGCCGCACGCCTGACCCAGTGCTGGGGGCAGCTTGAGCGGGCGCACGGGCAGCGGCGCGGCCTGGCCCAGTACCTCATCGAGAAACTGCAAGGAGAGACCGAGATGACCATGACCTACGACGTTCAGGACCGTTTCGTGCCCGCCCAGCGGGTGGCGACCCTCTCCCGGCGGCTGTACGTGGCCGACCTGGAAGGCTTCATCAAGGGGGCCTTTGACCGGCTGTACACCCTGGCGGGGGTGCAGGCGGCGGGCGCGGGCCTGGTGATCTTCCACGGACAGGTCAACGCAGACAGCGACGGCCCGGTCGAGGTCTGCGTGCCCTTAAGCGGGACGCTGACCGTGCCCGAGGACGTAACCGTGCGCGAGGAACCCGCCCACCAGGAGGCCTACGTGACCCTGACCAAGGCCCAGTTCGTGTTCCCGGACATCCTGCGCGCCTACGACGCCGTGTTCGAGTACGCCCGGAATCGTGGAAGCTCGGGGGAACTGCACCCCCGCGAGGTGTACCCGATGTACCCGGTGCCCTGGGACAGCCTGGAGGACCACGACCTGGCGGGCGACGTGGCCTACCCGTTCGTCCCGCGGGGCTGA
- the paaI gene encoding hydroxyphenylacetyl-CoA thioesterase PaaI, producing MSYADTLGMRVLETTPGRTCVTLTVTRGGLNMHGTAHGGLLFSLADEAFAVISNLEAQAVAVETHLSFFRPAREGDRLVAVATPERVGRTLATYRVEVRRGEEGEVLALFSGTVSRREKETSTPP from the coding sequence ATGAGCTACGCCGACACTCTGGGTATGCGGGTGCTGGAGACCACGCCGGGGCGAACCTGCGTCACCCTGACTGTGACCCGGGGCGGCCTGAACATGCACGGCACGGCGCACGGCGGCCTGCTCTTCAGCCTGGCGGACGAGGCCTTCGCGGTCATCAGCAACCTGGAGGCGCAGGCGGTGGCCGTGGAAACGCACCTCAGTTTCTTCCGGCCAGCGCGGGAGGGGGACCGGCTAGTCGCGGTCGCCACCCCCGAGCGGGTGGGACGCACCCTGGCAACCTACCGGGTCGAGGTCCGCCGGGGCGAGGAGGGGGAAGTGCTGGCGCTGTTTTCGGGGACGGTGTCGCGGCGGGAGAAGGAGACCTCCACCCCACCCTGA
- a CDS encoding single-stranded DNA-binding protein, which yields MLHIEFITDLGARVTVDVESADKLLDVQRQYGRLGWTSGDIPVGGYQFPLENEPDFDWTLIGARKWTNPEGEDMILHKGHAYRRRELEAVDSRKMKLPAAVKYSRGAKNTDPDHVREKADGEFEYVTLAIFRGGKRQERYAIPGGSRPAAQTSAAARPAQARPQPAPATRSAPVAVAEEETPF from the coding sequence ATGCTGCATATCGAATTCATCACCGACCTGGGGGCGCGCGTCACGGTGGACGTGGAGAGCGCGGACAAGCTGCTCGACGTACAACGCCAGTACGGCCGCCTGGGCTGGACGAGCGGCGACATTCCCGTGGGCGGCTACCAGTTCCCGCTGGAGAACGAGCCCGACTTCGACTGGACCCTGATCGGCGCGCGTAAGTGGACCAACCCCGAGGGCGAGGACATGATCCTGCACAAGGGCCACGCCTACCGCCGCCGTGAGCTGGAGGCTGTGGACAGCCGCAAGATGAAGCTGCCCGCCGCAGTCAAGTACAGCCGGGGCGCCAAGAACACCGACCCCGACCACGTGCGCGAGAAGGCCGACGGCGAGTTCGAGTACGTGACCCTTGCCATTTTCCGCGGCGGCAAGCGCCAGGAGCGTTACGCCATTCCGGGGGGAAGCCGCCCGGCGGCCCAGACGAGTGCCGCCGCACGCCCCGCACAGGCCCGGCCCCAGCCCGCTCCCGCTACCCGATCCGCTCCCGTCGCGGTCGCGGAAGAGGAAACGCCGTTCTAA
- a CDS encoding metallophosphoesterase family protein: MSEPVPTHPSGPRRLLLVADYVHPFIYREGFPRGLPEVDLVLAAGDLPGSYLEFLASKLPVPVVYVRGNHANEDVSEGEKRVPPRGVIAAHGRIVTAAGLRIAGWGGVPRYSEKGPGQYTEAQARWGLRWLAWRARGGVDVLLTHAPPLGPHAGADYAHRGCAAITDFMIGRHPRLVVHGHIHEYEGRKPDYIDPVSGAEVINAYGYRVVEL, from the coding sequence ATGTCCGAACCCGTCCCCACCCACCCATCCGGCCCGCGGCGGCTGTTGCTGGTCGCGGACTATGTCCACCCCTTCATCTACCGCGAGGGCTTTCCGCGGGGGCTGCCGGAGGTGGACCTCGTGCTCGCAGCGGGTGACCTGCCGGGCTCCTACCTGGAGTTCCTGGCGAGCAAGCTCCCGGTGCCCGTCGTGTACGTGCGTGGCAACCACGCGAACGAGGACGTGAGCGAGGGGGAGAAGCGGGTGCCGCCCCGCGGCGTAATCGCGGCCCACGGCCGGATCGTGACCGCGGCGGGGCTCAGGATCGCGGGCTGGGGCGGCGTGCCGCGCTACAGCGAGAAGGGGCCCGGCCAGTACACCGAGGCGCAGGCCCGCTGGGGCCTCAGGTGGCTGGCCTGGCGGGCGCGCGGCGGTGTGGACGTGCTCCTGACCCATGCGCCGCCCCTTGGTCCGCACGCGGGCGCCGACTACGCCCACCGTGGCTGCGCGGCGATCACCGACTTCATGATCGGCCGCCACCCGCGCCTGGTCGTCCACGGCCACATCCACGAGTACGAGGGCCGCAAGCCCGACTACATCGACCCCGTCAGCGGCGCCGAGGTCATCAACGCCTACGGTTACCGAGTGGTGGAACTGTAG
- the rocF gene encoding arginase, with the protein MNVNILGIPMDLGAGRRGVDMGPSALRNAHLASKLRGLGHTVCDLGDVPVALPETLDKHASAGLVFLDPILEACRVTAERVAALPDDVFPITLGGDHSVSMGTVTGNMLRGGTGERTGLIWVDAHTDYNTPETSPSGNIHGMPVAHLTGLGDPSLAGLGGGQILRPEDIVMIGIRSVDASERELLREVGIKAYTMKDVDQLGITRITEETLERLSDVRRLHVSFDADALDPSVAPGVGTPVPGGLTYREGHLLMELLSESGRATSLDIVEVNPVLDTRNQTAEVMVGMAASLLGQRIL; encoded by the coding sequence ATGAACGTGAATATTCTGGGCATTCCGATGGACCTGGGCGCGGGGCGCCGGGGCGTGGACATGGGGCCGTCGGCCCTCCGCAACGCGCATCTGGCGAGCAAGCTGCGCGGGCTGGGACACACGGTCTGCGACCTGGGGGACGTGCCTGTCGCCCTCCCCGAGACGCTGGACAAGCACGCGTCGGCGGGACTGGTCTTTCTGGACCCCATCCTGGAGGCCTGCCGCGTGACAGCCGAGCGCGTCGCAGCCCTGCCGGACGACGTGTTTCCGATCACGCTGGGCGGGGACCACTCGGTGAGCATGGGCACGGTGACGGGCAACATGCTGCGCGGCGGGACGGGTGAGCGCACCGGATTGATCTGGGTGGACGCCCACACCGACTACAACACGCCCGAGACCAGCCCCAGCGGCAACATCCACGGGATGCCCGTCGCCCACCTCACCGGCCTGGGGGACCCCAGCCTGGCGGGACTGGGTGGGGGCCAGATCCTGCGTCCGGAGGACATCGTGATGATCGGCATCCGCAGCGTGGACGCCTCCGAGCGCGAACTGCTACGCGAGGTCGGGATCAAGGCCTACACCATGAAGGATGTGGACCAGCTCGGCATCACCCGCATCACCGAGGAGACGCTGGAACGGCTCTCGGACGTGCGGCGGCTGCACGTGTCCTTCGACGCCGACGCGCTGGACCCCTCCGTCGCTCCCGGGGTCGGCACTCCCGTTCCCGGTGGCCTGACGTACCGCGAGGGGCACCTGCTGATGGAACTGCTCTCGGAGTCGGGGCGGGCGACCAGCCTGGACATCGTGGAGGTGAACCCCGTGCTCGACACCCGCAACCAGACCGCCGAGGTGATGGTGGGGATGGCCGCCAGCCTGTTGGGCCAGCGCATTCTGTAG
- a CDS encoding DUF3248 domain-containing protein translates to MTGPSSPDGAAPDGAAPDLPPDLARQLEALGAGLVWRVGKDELSDDVVVRLGYASATPRFAFLPRLRSANDAEIQAALSENRLVIEWVD, encoded by the coding sequence ATGACTGGCCCTTCGTCCCCTGATGGCGCTGCCCCGGATGGCGCCGCCCCCGACCTGCCCCCGGACCTCGCCCGGCAACTGGAGGCGCTGGGCGCGGGGCTGGTGTGGCGCGTCGGCAAGGACGAGCTGAGTGACGACGTGGTCGTGCGGCTGGGCTACGCCTCGGCCACCCCGCGTTTCGCGTTCCTGCCACGGCTGCGCAGCGCGAACGACGCCGAGATTCAGGCCGCGCTCAGTGAAAACCGCCTGGTGATCGAGTGGGTGGACTGA
- a CDS encoding DUF3809 domain-containing protein, with product MLIEAHQSFTLAHPVGQEAALAFVRDAGVALARVRFLRGLKANRQEVTGELIVPVPVLGEVDLPFRSLLTVTPGGATLTPQPVTGERAWVEVAGQAEVDDMGSVTFHFHFRAHLTTPPAEGWGGAAFEKMVRAAAGRTLERVAGELPAGIWEAMRT from the coding sequence GTGCTGATCGAGGCGCACCAATCCTTCACCCTCGCGCACCCGGTCGGGCAGGAGGCCGCGCTCGCGTTCGTGCGGGACGCAGGTGTCGCCCTGGCGCGCGTGCGCTTTCTACGCGGGTTGAAAGCTAACCGCCAGGAGGTAACCGGCGAACTGATCGTCCCCGTCCCCGTGCTGGGCGAGGTGGACCTCCCCTTTCGCAGTCTGCTGACGGTGACGCCGGGGGGCGCGACCCTCACCCCGCAGCCGGTCACGGGTGAGCGCGCCTGGGTCGAGGTGGCGGGGCAGGCGGAGGTGGACGACATGGGCAGCGTCACCTTCCACTTCCACTTCCGCGCCCACCTGACCACCCCCCCCGCCGAGGGCTGGGGCGGCGCGGCCTTCGAGAAGATGGTCCGGGCCGCGGCCGGACGCACGCTGGAGCGCGTCGCGGGCGAACTCCCCGCCGGAATCTGGGAGGCGATGAGGACCTGA
- a CDS encoding DUF981 family protein, producing the protein MAASGGLVIDWTQLPTCNTIMLVAAGAALLSMMALGRQPGLRQMFYPRAWAPNFGVLGFILTLTGAHMTLTWPFAKYFPFDNIIFGEPSLAFGVLLLGVAFYLWRRAEHLRESPDLMAEVSTPPSPWSS; encoded by the coding sequence ATGGCAGCATCGGGCGGGTTGGTAATCGATTGGACGCAGCTGCCCACGTGCAACACCATCATGTTGGTGGCGGCGGGGGCGGCACTCCTCTCCATGATGGCGTTGGGGCGACAGCCTGGGCTCAGGCAGATGTTCTACCCCAGGGCCTGGGCGCCCAACTTCGGCGTGCTGGGCTTCATCCTGACCCTCACGGGCGCGCACATGACGCTGACCTGGCCTTTTGCCAAGTATTTTCCCTTCGACAACATCATCTTCGGCGAGCCCTCGCTGGCCTTCGGCGTCCTGCTGCTGGGGGTCGCGTTCTACCTGTGGCGGCGGGCCGAACACCTGCGCGAAAGCCCCGACCTGATGGCGGAAGTCTCCACGCCGCCCAGCCCCTGGAGTTCCTGA
- a CDS encoding DUF981 family protein, which yields MGLGLGLIGIAAAGTTNRLFAAPPQEPISGRFAAYPWVEAIFMSGLFTLVGVAALLFPLAVRQTQGRTRSTRLPTVLGA from the coding sequence GTGGGGCTCGGCTTGGGCCTGATCGGCATCGCCGCTGCGGGCACCACGAATCGTCTGTTCGCGGCGCCACCCCAGGAACCCATCTCGGGGCGCTTCGCCGCCTACCCCTGGGTGGAGGCGATCTTCATGTCCGGGCTGTTTACCCTGGTCGGGGTGGCCGCCCTGCTCTTTCCGCTGGCGGTTCGTCAGACGCAGGGCCGCACGCGGTCCACCCGGCTTCCCACCGTGCTGGGGGCGTGA
- a CDS encoding GNAT family N-acetyltransferase, whose translation MPTLLNLSPTDRRVIDLMNAQQRELRALYQDTDERTEPFDPAILSGEGSALLAVEEDGRLLACGALKRIEPDTAEVKRMYTIPEARGRGLGRQILNGLIERGQFMGFRRLVLETGDLQAEAVHLYESAGFRRIPNYGYYVGIENSLCYELPLEG comes from the coding sequence ATGCCCACCCTGCTCAACCTCTCCCCCACCGACCGGCGCGTAATTGACCTGATGAACGCCCAGCAGCGCGAGTTGCGGGCGCTCTACCAGGACACCGACGAGCGCACCGAGCCCTTCGACCCGGCCATCCTCTCCGGCGAGGGCAGCGCGCTCCTGGCCGTCGAGGAGGACGGGAGACTGCTGGCCTGCGGGGCGCTCAAGCGCATAGAGCCGGACACGGCGGAGGTCAAGCGCATGTACACGATCCCGGAGGCGCGTGGCCGTGGTCTGGGTCGCCAAATCTTGAACGGCCTGATCGAGCGGGGGCAATTCATGGGGTTCAGGCGGCTGGTTCTGGAAACCGGGGACTTGCAGGCGGAGGCTGTCCACCTCTACGAGTCGGCGGGCTTCCGGCGCATTCCCAACTACGGCTACTACGTGGGGATCGAGAACAGCCTGTGCTACGAATTGCCGCTGGAAGGGTAA
- the metK gene encoding methionine adenosyltransferase encodes MQKFYTSESVSEGHPDKLADFISDSILDEFLRQEPSSRVAVETLLTTGMAVVAGEVTAHSARVDVQKTVRDAVMKVGYTRANYGFDAEYSAVLVAIHEQSPEIAGGVNFSEEWRAMTEEERARPENAHSRIGAGDQGLMFGYATDETPELMPLPISLAHRLTRRLAELRKAASEARERRARGETLTPEQEKALAFAYLRPDAKAQVTVVRNGEPHEATETAVDTVVISTQHSEDVGQDRIRRDMIEHVIGAVIPAELLTPDTKFFINPSGKFVIGGPHGDTGLTGRKIIVDTYGGAVPHGGGAFSGKDPTKVDRSAAYYARYIAKNIVAAGLARRALVEVAYAIGRAHPVSLRVDTYGTGTVSDERLAELVREHFDARPQAIIAQLDLLRPIYARTAAYGHFGRDEFPWEATDQAEALRVAAEGLKQEA; translated from the coding sequence ATGCAGAAGTTTTACACGTCGGAGTCGGTATCGGAAGGCCACCCGGACAAGCTGGCGGATTTCATCTCGGACAGCATCCTCGACGAATTTCTGCGCCAGGAGCCCAGCAGCCGGGTGGCGGTCGAGACCCTGCTGACCACCGGCATGGCGGTCGTGGCGGGTGAGGTGACCGCGCACAGCGCGCGGGTGGACGTGCAGAAAACCGTGCGTGACGCCGTGATGAAGGTGGGCTACACCCGCGCCAACTACGGCTTCGACGCTGAATACAGCGCCGTGCTGGTCGCCATCCACGAGCAGTCGCCCGAGATCGCCGGGGGCGTGAATTTCTCCGAGGAGTGGCGCGCCATGACCGAGGAGGAGCGCGCCCGGCCCGAGAACGCCCACAGCCGCATCGGCGCGGGTGACCAGGGCCTGATGTTCGGCTACGCGACCGACGAGACGCCGGAACTGATGCCGCTGCCCATCAGCCTGGCGCACAGGCTGACACGCCGACTGGCCGAGCTTCGCAAGGCGGCCAGCGAGGCCCGGGAGCGCCGGGCGCGCGGCGAGACGCTGACCCCCGAGCAGGAAAAGGCCCTCGCCTTCGCCTACCTGCGTCCCGACGCCAAGGCCCAGGTCACGGTTGTCCGCAATGGTGAGCCGCACGAGGCAACCGAGACGGCCGTGGACACCGTGGTCATCAGCACCCAGCACAGCGAGGACGTGGGCCAGGACCGCATCCGCCGGGACATGATCGAACACGTGATCGGCGCGGTGATCCCGGCGGAACTGCTCACGCCCGACACGAAGTTCTTCATCAACCCCAGCGGCAAGTTCGTGATTGGCGGCCCGCACGGCGACACCGGCCTGACCGGGCGCAAGATCATCGTGGACACCTACGGCGGGGCCGTACCCCACGGTGGCGGCGCCTTTTCCGGCAAGGACCCCACGAAGGTGGACCGCTCGGCCGCCTACTACGCCCGCTACATCGCCAAGAACATCGTCGCGGCGGGGCTGGCGCGGCGGGCGCTGGTGGAGGTCGCCTACGCCATCGGGCGGGCACATCCCGTCAGCCTGCGGGTGGACACCTACGGCACGGGCACTGTGAGCGACGAGCGGCTGGCCGAACTCGTGCGCGAGCATTTCGACGCCCGGCCCCAGGCGATCATCGCGCAGCTTGACCTGTTGCGGCCCATCTACGCACGAACCGCCGCCTACGGGCACTTCGGCCGCGACGAGTTCCCCTGGGAGGCGACCGACCAGGCGGAGGCGCTGCGGGTAGCTGCCGAGGGGCTGAAGCAGGAAGCCTGA
- the coaD gene encoding pantetheine-phosphate adenylyltransferase, whose amino-acid sequence MNAVFPGSFDPITSGHMDVLTRASRIFDHVTVTVMHNARKQGKHLFTLEERLDILRGATAHLPNVGVDSFGGLLVDYMRQQKESIIVRGLRAVSDYEYELQIAHLNRQIGEVETVFIMAATRWSFVSSTMVREIASYGGDISEMVPRASAAALRRKFAEVYERRAAQNG is encoded by the coding sequence ATGAACGCCGTCTTTCCCGGCTCCTTCGATCCCATCACCAGCGGCCACATGGACGTGCTGACGCGCGCCTCGCGCATCTTCGACCACGTGACCGTCACCGTGATGCACAACGCCCGCAAGCAGGGCAAGCACCTCTTCACGCTGGAGGAGCGCCTGGACATCCTGCGGGGGGCGACCGCGCATCTGCCGAACGTCGGCGTGGACTCTTTTGGCGGCCTGCTCGTGGACTACATGCGCCAGCAGAAAGAGAGCATCATCGTGCGCGGCCTGCGCGCCGTGTCCGACTACGAGTACGAACTCCAGATCGCCCACCTCAACCGTCAGATCGGCGAGGTGGAGACCGTGTTCATCATGGCCGCGACCCGCTGGAGCTTCGTCAGCTCCACGATGGTCCGCGAGATCGCCAGCTACGGCGGCGACATCTCGGAAATGGTCCCCCGGGCCAGCGCGGCGGCCCTGCGGCGCAAGTTCGCCGAGGTGTACGAGCGGCGGGCGGCGCAGAACGGGTAG
- a CDS encoding RsmD family RNA methyltransferase yields the protein MSVRILGGSAKGRALKVPASARPSGARLRKSLFDLLASRAPSGTFLDLHGGSGAVGLEAASRGYQVTLIEKNAGAVRALEENARLLGLPVRILRGDALGLLPRLGQFDVVFSDPPYVQDIPRLTATLLASGVVAPGGLLVCQHPDKTQLPEVPGYEREERVYGSNTLTLYLREGAARDNIGPA from the coding sequence GTGAGCGTTCGAATCCTGGGCGGCAGCGCGAAGGGCCGCGCCCTGAAAGTCCCCGCGAGCGCCCGGCCGAGTGGTGCCCGCCTCCGCAAAAGCCTCTTTGACCTGCTCGCCTCCCGGGCGCCGTCCGGTACCTTTCTCGATCTGCACGGGGGGAGCGGCGCCGTAGGCCTGGAGGCGGCCAGCCGGGGCTATCAAGTGACCCTCATTGAGAAGAACGCGGGGGCCGTCCGAGCCCTGGAGGAGAACGCCCGCCTCCTCGGCCTCCCCGTCCGCATCCTGCGCGGCGACGCCCTGGGCCTGCTGCCCCGCCTGGGCCAGTTCGACGTGGTGTTCAGCGACCCGCCATACGTGCAGGACATTCCCAGATTGACGGCGACGCTGCTCGCGTCCGGGGTGGTGGCCCCCGGCGGCCTGCTCGTCTGCCAGCATCCCGACAAGACGCAGTTGCCCGAGGTACCCGGCTACGAGCGCGAGGAACGGGTGTACGGCAGCAACACCCTCACCCTGTACCTCCGGGAGGGTGCGGCGCGGGATAACATCGGTCCCGCATGA
- a CDS encoding aldehyde dehydrogenase family protein → MTQPVLPELQALFDAQRGWRWRAAGTNAEERRTILRHLRAGIGRHRVRLADALALDLGKSRAEAEIMELHPTVEELGHALRHLPRWMAPRPVPTPATLVGTRSEVQFQARGVTLILSPWNYPVNLALVPLIASLAAGNTVILKPSEKAPATARALRLLLEEVFEPHLVAVVEGDAGVAQALTTLPFDHIFFTGSGEVGRRVLAAAAPNLTGVTLELGGKSPALVHQSADLALTGERLAWGKFLNAGQTCVAPDYVLVPEELRDPLVARMVEVVARRFGTGGRLRSGPEYGRLVDGRSVERLERLTRESVAAGARIVLGGEFDPSTRFISPTVVTDVTPDMPLLQEELFGPVLPVLTYRDFGEALALIRRLDPPLALYAFLEDGDALTRVERETTSGGLVVNGTVVHLVNPHLPFGGVGASGTGRYHGEYGFRTFSHERAVMHEGKRSTVRLLYPPYGRAVPRLVAWAQRQLER, encoded by the coding sequence ATGACACAGCCCGTCCTCCCCGAACTTCAGGCCCTCTTCGACGCGCAGCGGGGCTGGCGCTGGCGGGCCGCGGGGACGAATGCCGAGGAGCGGCGGACGATCCTGCGCCACCTGCGGGCGGGTATCGGGCGGCACCGGGTGCGGCTGGCCGACGCCCTCGCGCTCGACCTGGGCAAGAGCCGTGCGGAGGCGGAGATCATGGAACTCCATCCCACGGTGGAGGAGCTGGGGCACGCCCTTCGGCACCTGCCGCGCTGGATGGCCCCCCGCCCGGTACCCACACCCGCCACCCTGGTCGGCACCCGCAGCGAGGTGCAGTTCCAGGCGCGCGGCGTCACGCTGATTCTCAGCCCCTGGAACTACCCGGTGAACCTCGCGCTCGTGCCGCTGATCGCCAGCCTGGCGGCGGGCAACACGGTGATTCTGAAGCCGAGTGAGAAGGCCCCGGCGACGGCCCGCGCCCTGCGCCTCCTGCTGGAGGAGGTGTTCGAGCCCCACCTGGTCGCGGTCGTCGAGGGGGACGCGGGGGTGGCACAGGCCCTCACCACGCTGCCCTTCGACCACATCTTCTTCACCGGGAGCGGCGAGGTCGGGCGCCGGGTGCTCGCCGCCGCGGCACCCAACCTCACGGGAGTCACGCTGGAACTCGGCGGAAAGAGCCCGGCCCTCGTGCATCAGAGCGCCGACCTCGCCCTGACGGGGGAGCGGCTCGCCTGGGGCAAGTTCCTGAACGCCGGGCAAACCTGCGTGGCACCGGATTACGTCCTCGTGCCCGAGGAACTGCGGGACCCGCTTGTGGCGCGGATGGTGGAGGTCGTCGCGCGCCGCTTCGGGACGGGGGGGCGGCTGCGAAGCGGCCCGGAGTACGGCCGCCTGGTGGACGGGCGCAGCGTGGAACGGCTGGAACGCCTCACCCGGGAGAGCGTGGCGGCAGGGGCGCGGATTGTGCTGGGTGGCGAGTTCGATCCCTCCACACGCTTCATCTCGCCCACGGTGGTGACGGACGTGACACCGGACATGCCCCTGCTGCAGGAAGAACTCTTCGGCCCGGTCCTCCCGGTGCTGACGTACCGAGACTTCGGCGAGGCGCTCGCCCTGATCCGCCGCCTCGACCCGCCGCTCGCGCTGTACGCCTTCCTGGAGGACGGGGACGCGCTCACCCGGGTGGAGCGCGAGACGACGAGCGGCGGCCTGGTCGTGAACGGCACGGTGGTGCATCTGGTCAACCCGCACCTGCCCTTCGGTGGGGTGGGGGCGAGCGGGACGGGCCGCTACCACGGGGAGTACGGCTTCCGCACCTTCAGCCACGAGCGGGCGGTGATGCATGAGGGGAAACGCAGCACTGTCCGCCTGCTGTATCCCCCCTACGGCCGGGCCGTCCCCCGCCTCGTCGCCTGGGCGCAGCGCCAGTTGGAGCGCTGA